From Synechococcus sp. UW69, the proteins below share one genomic window:
- a CDS encoding sulfotransferase family protein — MAQPHHFIRMKRHNLLYGRVPKAANSSIKAALCRLLSERPPKGTKTTSDKFWQHETNQETELITLRRARKYRRSHFSFSFVRNPFDRLIAAYNNKVIEIEEPPLPMQNMGITHGMSFDAFLDVLIETPFKHYDVHVLPQNQLLCIGNQIVPKFVGRVEQINEHWSELRDILARNGIDVMESLPQKNVRRSDRGGLQSYFNSDALIEKTMQIYGDDVRLFYNDVSVDQLIKNSPLPTINPLRSTGLKLSNWLRTHGFGR; from the coding sequence ATGGCACAACCGCATCACTTCATCCGGATGAAACGCCACAACCTTCTCTATGGGCGGGTTCCAAAGGCGGCAAATTCCTCGATCAAAGCGGCACTATGCCGCTTGCTCAGCGAAAGGCCTCCCAAAGGCACCAAAACGACCTCTGACAAGTTCTGGCAGCACGAAACCAATCAGGAAACGGAGCTGATCACCCTGCGCCGTGCGCGCAAGTACCGGCGCAGCCATTTCAGCTTCAGCTTCGTGCGCAACCCGTTCGACCGACTGATCGCGGCTTACAACAACAAAGTGATCGAAATCGAGGAGCCACCTCTGCCGATGCAGAACATGGGAATCACCCATGGCATGTCGTTTGACGCTTTTCTCGATGTCTTAATCGAGACACCGTTCAAGCACTATGACGTTCACGTTTTGCCCCAGAACCAATTGCTTTGCATCGGCAATCAGATCGTGCCGAAGTTTGTGGGACGCGTTGAACAGATCAACGAACACTGGTCTGAACTGCGCGACATCCTGGCCCGGAATGGGATCGACGTGATGGAATCTTTACCTCAGAAAAATGTGCGACGGAGTGATCGCGGGGGCCTGCAGAGTTACTTCAACAGCGATGCTCTAATCGAAAAAACAATGCAAATTTATGGGGATGATGTGCGTCTTTTTTACAATGATGTGTCTGTGGATCAATTGATCAAAAATTCCCCCCTGCCGACGATCAATCCCTTGCGCAGTACGGGATTGAAGCTGTCGAACTGGCTCCGGACCCATGGCTTCGGGCGCTGA
- a CDS encoding sulfotransferase domain-containing protein: MASGADRRGWLESWLCRHQINRSLQGRHDHIAAVYRSQLPSFIIIGAAKSATTSLATALRRHPQIQISKSMEPKFFGRHYLRGWEWYANQFAADPRRPLRGEASTMYTSSYGSYARTPELIHHHLGPIPLIYLVRHPLRRIESHWRHWRGRIKDCPSFDQLLRSPRLRQRVVEASLYHQQWQRYRRWFPQQSMLSITTEELSAHPQTSLRRILSFIRATPDCSSLLEKGELPLMNPAGSKGRREVAAPRWNDELKQQTIALIRPDSEKFLASTDRPSTTWEWD; the protein is encoded by the coding sequence ATGGCTTCGGGCGCTGATCGGAGAGGTTGGCTGGAGTCCTGGCTTTGCAGGCATCAGATCAATCGCAGCCTGCAGGGACGGCACGACCACATAGCGGCGGTCTACCGCTCTCAATTGCCCTCGTTCATCATTATTGGAGCGGCCAAATCGGCCACAACAAGTCTGGCCACGGCGCTGCGACGCCATCCCCAGATTCAGATCAGCAAGTCGATGGAGCCGAAATTCTTCGGCCGGCACTATCTGCGGGGCTGGGAATGGTATGCGAATCAATTTGCGGCGGATCCGAGGCGGCCCCTACGGGGTGAAGCCAGCACGATGTACACCTCGTCCTATGGCTCCTACGCCAGAACGCCGGAGCTGATCCACCACCACCTCGGCCCCATTCCGCTGATCTACCTGGTGCGCCATCCCCTGCGACGGATTGAATCCCACTGGCGGCACTGGCGCGGACGCATCAAGGACTGCCCGTCATTTGATCAACTCCTCCGCTCGCCTCGCCTCAGGCAACGCGTTGTGGAGGCCTCGCTCTATCACCAGCAATGGCAGCGCTACCGACGCTGGTTTCCGCAGCAGTCGATGCTGAGCATCACCACCGAAGAACTCAGCGCTCACCCGCAAACCAGCCTGCGACGCATCCTGAGCTTCATTAGGGCAACCCCGGATTGCTCTAGTCTGCTGGAAAAAGGCGAACTGCCATTGATGAATCCGGCGGGATCCAAAGGGCGACGCGAGGTTGCGGCCCCCCGCTGGAACGACGAGCTCAAACAGCAGACGATTGCCTTAATTCGCCCCGACAGCGAAAAGTTCCTAGCCAGCACAGACCGGCCCAGCACCACATGGGAGTGGGACTAA
- a CDS encoding SDR family oxidoreductase: MTQLAVSGASGKTGWRVVDEALNRGRSVRAIVRPASVLPPALAQAEQEGRLDVRRLELDTAEALLHALQGCTELVIATGARPSINLAGPLQVDAWGVQAQLQACSSLGLQRVVLVSSLCAGRWLHPLNLFGLILIWKRVGERCLERSGLDWTVIRPGGLSEDDSRSTTEGVLVTEADQQQSNSISRRLVAQVCLDVLEQPRACGRILEITSSPAQPQQPLGQWLDQLC, translated from the coding sequence ATGACTCAACTGGCGGTGTCAGGCGCCTCTGGCAAAACCGGATGGCGGGTTGTCGACGAGGCACTCAACCGGGGGCGATCGGTCAGAGCCATCGTTCGGCCCGCTTCCGTGCTGCCCCCTGCCCTTGCCCAAGCCGAGCAGGAGGGGCGCCTTGATGTGCGTCGGCTGGAGCTGGACACGGCGGAAGCGCTGCTCCATGCGCTGCAGGGCTGTACGGAGTTGGTGATCGCCACCGGTGCTCGCCCTTCGATCAACCTGGCGGGCCCCTTGCAGGTGGATGCCTGGGGGGTGCAGGCCCAGCTGCAGGCCTGCAGCTCCTTAGGTTTGCAGCGTGTTGTGCTGGTCAGTTCCCTCTGTGCCGGCCGTTGGCTGCATCCCCTCAACCTGTTTGGCTTGATCCTGATTTGGAAGCGGGTTGGTGAGCGCTGCCTCGAGCGGAGCGGTTTGGATTGGACCGTGATCCGGCCTGGAGGCCTCAGCGAAGACGACAGCCGCAGCACCACGGAGGGCGTGCTGGTGACGGAGGCGGATCAGCAGCAGAGCAACAGCATTTCTCGGCGCCTCGTAGCCCAGGTGTGCCTAGATGTTCTGGAGCAGCCGCGTGCCTGTGGTCGCATCCTCGAAATCACCAGCTCGCCTGCCCAGCCTCAGCAGCCGCTGGGCCAGTGGCTGGATCAGCTCTGTTGA